One Fictibacillus halophilus genomic window, TACTTTGAAGATCAGGAGTAACCGTTCCTGAAAATACAACGAGCTCTCCCTTTTCGTTAACATGCGCTACTTGTGTGGAGCCCCAAATTGGAACACCTTTATAAGTTTGTTGGATTCGCACCAATTGTCTGCCTAACTCATCTTTTGTAACAGACTTAACCGTGAATGAATCCTCTGCTTTTTGAGTTCCTAATTTAAACGTTTTTGATTCTTTTTGAAGATAATTAAAAACAACTTCCTTTGCTGATTTTGAAGACGCCTCAGACAGTTTTCCAGATACGAACGACGGTGTACCCGTTAAGCTGTTCATTTTTTTTGTTGATAAAACATTAACAGGTGCCTCCGCCGATGCTTGTCCTACCGCTAACGGACTTACTGCAAGACCAAGTGCTAATCCCCATAGAGTTAATTGCTTTTTCATCCCTTCCCAATCCCCTTTGCTTCATGAATTTTAAAGCCAGTGGATTTATAATAGCACCTTTTATTTTATTTTCAAACTATTCTTAAAATTTTGATTATATCGTACTAACTACAAAATTTTAAAACAAAAAACAGGTATTAGGAACTGTTTTTTCGTGTTTATTCGAGTTAAAAGACTAACTTGATCAATAAAAAAAGCTGGCTATGAAAGCCAGCTTTTACAGCTATTTCGATTTTCGGCCTTTAATAAAATTTAAAACAAAAACGATTAAGGCGATTACAAGTAAAATATGAATGATCCCGCCAGCTACTTTAAAAATGACACCTAATAACCAAAGTACGACTAGTATTCCGATAATGGTCCAAAGCATGAGTTCGACATCCCTTCCATAAAATAAAAAAAGTATAAGTATATGGTTTAGATTTCCCGAATACGCTTTGAATTAAACAGCAGTTACCTCTAAATCATAATTGTCAGTGGAAATACATCATTTACAGGCGGTTAATCATAAAACATCGGTGGTTAGAGACTGCTTTCAGGCGAAACTACACCCTTTTCAGGTGCTCACCATCCATTTACCGGCGAACGTGTAATATATAAAAACGCGTACCATAAAACTCAGACTAAAACAGAAAAACCCTTCCTCAAAGTTGAGAAAGGGTTCGCTCTAAATAAAATTACGCTAAATTACTTTTTAATGATTGCTCTTTGGAAGGTGTTGTTTTCACATCTTCGTTTACACGCTCGATGTCAGCACCTAATGCAGCCAATTTCCCAGTAAAATCAACGTATCCGCGGTCGATGTGCTTCAGTTCTGTTACACGTGTGTAACCATCAGCGACAAGCCCAGCAAGTACCAAAGCTGCACCTGCGCGAAGGTCAGTTGAAGCAACCTCAGCACCTTGCAGATTTACAGGTCCGTTGATCACAGAAGAACGGCCTTCGATTTTAATATCACCATTCATGCGGCGGAATTCTTCCACGTGCATGAAACGGTTTTCGAATACAGTTTCCGTGATTACGCTTGTTCCGTTTGCACGAAGCAATAGCGCCATCATTTGCGACTGAAGGTCAGTCGGGAATCCTGGGTGAGGCATTGTTTTAATGTCAACAGGCTTTAATTCACGAGGTCCGCGAACACGAAGTCCGTTTCCTTCTTCTTGAATTTGTACACCCATCTCTTCCATTTTTGCGATTAAAGGACGTAGGTGTTCTGCGATAGCATTTTCAACTAAAACGTCACCTTGTGTAATAGCTGCTGCTACCATGTACGTACCAGCTTCGATACGGTCTGGAACTACTGTATGCTCAGCACCAACAAGTTCTTCAGCTCCAACGATGCGGATCGTACCTGTTCCGGCACCGATTACTGTAGCACCCATCGCGTTCAGATAGTTAGCTAGACATACGATTTCAGGTTCTTTTGCAGCGTTTTCGATGATAGTCGTTCCTTCAGCAAGAGTTGCAGCCATCATGATGTTCTCAGTAGCTCCTACACTTGGGAAGTCTAAATAAATCTTTGCACCTTGCAAGCGGCCATCAATTTTTGCTTCGATAAATCCATTTCCGATCTTTACTGTTGCACCCATCGCTTCGAATCCTTTTAGATGCTGGTCAATAGGACGAGATCCAATTGCGCATCCTCCTGGAAGTGCGATACGAGACAATCCAACACGAGCAAGCAATGGTCCCATTACTAGGAATGATGCTCTCATTTTGCGGACATACTCAAATGGTGCTTCAGTTTTCAATTCGTTTGTAGCATCAACAGAAATTTCACCGTTATCAAATGCTACATCAATATTTAAATAACGTAATACTTCGTTAATCGTAAACACATCAGCTAGACTAGGCACGTCTTTAATTGTGCTTTTGCCTTTACTTGCTAAAATGGATGCTGCGATGACAGGAAGTACGGCATTTTTAGCTCCTTCAACTCGAACAGAGCCTTCTAACCGCCTACCACCACGGACAATGATTTTTTCCAACGATATTCCCCTCCGCGTCCAATTTGTATATTAATATTCAGACGTAATTATTGGTGTGCCAATTGTGACAGTTGTTCCGCTGCCCAATCCTTCAGATCGCAATGCCACCTGAAGATTCATTTTATGTTGATGACCGGTATAAATCGCTTGTTCCCACTGCTCAGTATATGCAGAAAGCGACACAAACGTCTCTTCTTTTAGTTCCTCGACAGGATCACCAGAAAAGGCGCGTACCAATTCATTTGCTTGCGAATACAAATCAACCACCATTTTATCACCGTATGTACCGGTAACACAAGAGAAAATTTTGGGATTTCCTCCAATTGATTGTTCAACACGGCTATCGATCAGGTTCTGGATTTCTTTCCAATTTTGATTTGCATTTACAAGTCCTTCAACCGCATAAATAAAATACGATGCAGATTGATCTTTTTGGGGGTATGTAATGACGGTAATCTTCTCTCTAACCCCGATGTCATTACGCTCAAATAATCCGGTCATTTTATAATGTCCGGCTTCCTCTTCCGTTACCGCCCAGTTAAATTCAGGATAATTACGTTTAAGCTCTTCTGCTTGTTTTACATACCCTAGTCCTTTAGATGTAAAACCTGTTTGACCACGAAAATACATAGTCCATTTGTCAGGCGTTGCACCACTGTCTTTTAGAACGTCTATTATATGTGTAACTTCATTTGTTTTTTCATCTGTTTTTGCATATCCAGAAGTAATCATAACTAATAGCAAAATCGCTGTAATCGTCATCGTCCATTTTTTCATTCCCCAGCACATCCTCTCTATTTCTCATTGTTGCCAATGAAACAGAGGATATCCGTGGAAGTTGTAGTCATATTCCGACAAATCCACTACTTCAGTAAAAGTTGTGAAGTCATCCAAATAGCTGACTAAGATTCGTGGAATACTGTAGATACTTTAGAAAAAAATCGCTCGCTATGCTCGCTAAGCTGATCACTAGAAGTATGTATAACACTCTAGCCTGCATGACCTTACCTTTTTTGATCCATTTATCAAAATGAACGGCCTGCAATGCCCACCAAGAGATCACGAGAAACAATAGATGTACGATGATATGTAACAAAGCTTGTTGTCCGATTGGAATCATTTAAAAGTCTGACCTCCTCATTACATATTTCGACATCTTTAAGCATAAATCTTTCCCGACATTTTAGATAGATACTTTATCCCTAGTAAGGTGTTTTGAAAGCCCTTTCTTTCGATAAGTTCAAAAAGTTGTAACGACTAATAAATGTCAATCTCGATAGATAGTCGTTTCACTATGATTAGACGAAACAAAACGTAAGAAGTTACGGTAGTTTTGGCTCATTTTTTGGGTTTTTTTCGGGTGAGGACTACTGTTCAAGAAAGTTGTTGATTTCCGTTTCAGATGCTCGCTTTCCGCGGGGCAGGCGGTGAGCCACATTCGTACGTTTCACTCTTAAGTGTCTCACCTGCCCACCTGTCCCGCAGGAGTCTCGCATCTTACACTACAATCAACAGTCAAAGTAGAAATTAAAAGATTAAAAAGACGCTAGCTCTTATTATTTCTAAAGAATACTTATTCTTAAGAAACTAAAAAAGCCCATCAACCTCTCACTAAGGAGAAGGTTGATGGACTACCATTTGAGCTCAACAATTAATGATCATGCGTATGAACTTCTGTTTCGATCTGCATGAAGAATTCGTTCACATCAAAGTTTCCGTAAAAGAAGTCGAGTGCGAGATCTGGCATAACCCCTAGAATTAAAACCGATGCCGTACAGAATGCGAGTACAGCAGCCATTCCCCCCGGGATTGAAACCTTTGGTCCCTCACTATCACGGAAAAACATGATCGCAATAATATTAAAGTAATATACGTACGATACGAGCGTGGTTGCCATCATAACAGCGGCTAGCCAATATTGTGCCTGCTCAAGCCCAAGCGCTCCCATAAAGATTCCAAACTTCCCGATAAAACCTGCCGTAATCGGAATACCGGCAAGAGAAAGAACAAAGAACGTCATCGGAACCGCGAGCCACGGTGAGCGGCGGAACAATCCGCGGAAAACGCCGATATCATTTGAACCTTCTTGACTTGTTAACAGCTGAATGACGGTGAACGCGCCAATATTCATAAACAAGTACGCCAACAGATAAAACCAGATCAATTCAAACAACAATGACGAATTTGAAACGAACGGTACTAAAATGTAACCTGCTTGTGCAATTGAAGAATATGCAAACATCCTTTTTATGTTGCGTTGACGAAGTGCCGTAACGTTACCAATGATCATCGTTGCCGCAGCTAATGCCATTACATACGGCTGAACTTGCAGCAGAATCGGTTCCTTATCGATCCCTGGAGCCGCGATGAAACAGATGATGATCACACGCAGCAAGATCACAAAGCCTGCTGTTTTAGACACGACACTCAAGAATGCTGTAACTGGAACAGGCGCACCTTCATATACATCTGGTGCCCACATGTGAAGTGGAGCGGCCGCGATCTTAAACGTTAGTCCTGCAAACGTGATGA contains:
- a CDS encoding lmo0937 family membrane protein, giving the protein MLWTIIGILVVLWLLGVIFKVAGGIIHILLVIALIVFVLNFIKGRKSK
- the murA gene encoding UDP-N-acetylglucosamine 1-carboxyvinyltransferase codes for the protein MEKIIVRGGRRLEGSVRVEGAKNAVLPVIAASILASKGKSTIKDVPSLADVFTINEVLRYLNIDVAFDNGEISVDATNELKTEAPFEYVRKMRASFLVMGPLLARVGLSRIALPGGCAIGSRPIDQHLKGFEAMGATVKIGNGFIEAKIDGRLQGAKIYLDFPSVGATENIMMAATLAEGTTIIENAAKEPEIVCLANYLNAMGATVIGAGTGTIRIVGAEELVGAEHTVVPDRIEAGTYMVAAAITQGDVLVENAIAEHLRPLIAKMEEMGVQIQEEGNGLRVRGPRELKPVDIKTMPHPGFPTDLQSQMMALLLRANGTSVITETVFENRFMHVEEFRRMNGDIKIEGRSSVINGPVNLQGAEVASTDLRAGAALVLAGLVADGYTRVTELKHIDRGYVDFTGKLAALGADIERVNEDVKTTPSKEQSLKSNLA
- a CDS encoding YwmB family TATA-box binding protein gives rise to the protein MKKWTMTITAILLLVMITSGYAKTDEKTNEVTHIIDVLKDSGATPDKWTMYFRGQTGFTSKGLGYVKQAEELKRNYPEFNWAVTEEEAGHYKMTGLFERNDIGVREKITVITYPQKDQSASYFIYAVEGLVNANQNWKEIQNLIDSRVEQSIGGNPKIFSCVTGTYGDKMVVDLYSQANELVRAFSGDPVEELKEETFVSLSAYTEQWEQAIYTGHQHKMNLQVALRSEGLGSGTTVTIGTPIITSEY
- a CDS encoding DUF1146 family protein, which gives rise to MIPIGQQALLHIIVHLLFLVISWWALQAVHFDKWIKKGKVMQARVLYILLVISLASIASDFFLKYLQYSTNLSQLFG
- the nuoN gene encoding NADH-quinone oxidoreductase subunit NuoN, which translates into the protein MDLDTLLSFRWSVMTPEFIILGVATLLSVIDLFMKKESSRKPLAWLAGAGILAALITIFMQLDIEVTSILYDTYRLDSFSKAFKILLLLGTLLVIVLSSNYKKEDLEENRGEFYYLLLAALLGAMMMASSADLITLFVGLELLSLSSYVMAGLERRNKRSNESAFKYIVSGGIATAITLFGMSYIFGLTGETNLFKIAENMGNLELLEHSFLIFFAFIITFAGLTFKIAAAPLHMWAPDVYEGAPVPVTAFLSVVSKTAGFVILLRVIIICFIAAPGIDKEPILLQVQPYVMALAAATMIIGNVTALRQRNIKRMFAYSSIAQAGYILVPFVSNSSLLFELIWFYLLAYLFMNIGAFTVIQLLTSQEGSNDIGVFRGLFRRSPWLAVPMTFFVLSLAGIPITAGFIGKFGIFMGALGLEQAQYWLAAVMMATTLVSYVYYFNIIAIMFFRDSEGPKVSIPGGMAAVLAFCTASVLILGVMPDLALDFFYGNFDVNEFFMQIETEVHTHDH